A single region of the Acidobacteriota bacterium genome encodes:
- a CDS encoding glutathione S-transferase has translation MSEPLPQLLTFMGAPGSPYTRKMRALLRYRRIPYRFLISGAGGREDLPAAKVRLLPTFYLPNAEGEIEAVVDSTPLIRRFEAEFDGRSVVPPDPVTAFIDYLLEDFGDEWLTKAMFHYRWVYEADIEKAGQILPRWRQVEGPEEQFQQAAKTVSERQISRLWVVGSNETTGPVIEASYRRILELFRDHLTERQFLMGNRPGASDFAFFGQLTQLAAFDPTPMAVTLEVAPRVYAWVDRVEDLSGLEPTGDDWIGRELPATLRALLGEVGRVYAPFLIANARALASGAESVECEIDGRPWVQKPFPYQGKCLMWLRERYEELTAQDRSAVDGLLDGTGCEILFGGAGAPS, from the coding sequence ATGTCCGAACCACTACCGCAGCTCCTCACCTTCATGGGCGCCCCAGGGTCGCCCTACACGAGAAAGATGCGCGCGCTGCTGCGCTACCGGCGCATCCCGTACCGGTTCCTGATCTCGGGCGCCGGCGGCCGCGAGGATCTGCCCGCCGCCAAGGTGCGCCTGCTGCCGACCTTCTACCTGCCCAATGCCGAGGGCGAGATCGAGGCGGTCGTCGACTCGACGCCGCTGATCCGGCGCTTCGAAGCAGAGTTCGACGGTCGCTCGGTGGTTCCGCCGGATCCTGTGACCGCGTTCATCGACTACCTGCTCGAGGACTTCGGCGACGAGTGGCTGACCAAGGCGATGTTCCACTATCGCTGGGTCTACGAGGCGGACATCGAGAAAGCCGGCCAGATCCTGCCCCGCTGGAGGCAGGTCGAAGGTCCCGAGGAACAGTTCCAGCAGGCGGCGAAGACGGTCTCCGAACGCCAGATTTCGCGACTCTGGGTCGTGGGCTCGAACGAGACGACGGGCCCGGTGATCGAGGCGAGTTACCGGCGCATCCTGGAGCTGTTCCGGGATCACCTGACGGAGCGGCAGTTCCTGATGGGCAACCGTCCCGGCGCTTCCGACTTCGCGTTCTTCGGCCAGTTGACGCAACTCGCGGCCTTCGATCCGACGCCGATGGCGGTGACGTTGGAGGTGGCGCCGCGCGTCTATGCGTGGGTCGATCGGGTCGAGGACCTGTCAGGCCTTGAACCGACCGGGGACGACTGGATCGGGCGCGAGCTGCCGGCGACGCTCCGGGCGCTCCTCGGCGAAGTCGGCCGCGTCTACGCTCCCTTCCTGATCGCCAACGCGAGAGCGCTGGCGTCGGGCGCCGAGAGCGTCGAGTGCGAGATCGACGGCCGGCCCTGGGTGCAGAAGCCGTTTCCGTACCAGGGCAAGTGCCTGATGTGGTTGCGGGAGCGGTACGAGGAGTTGACGGCTCAGGACCGGTCGGCTGTGGACGGGCTGCTGGACGGCACCGGTTGCGAGATCTTGTTCGGGGGCGCGGGAGCACCGTCCTAG
- a CDS encoding MFS transporter, which translates to MPSSGRTGFWQSFNPRFYGWRMLPAAWLIYGLGAAPFYSWGYYSPELAAELGLSRGDTGLAFGSWTFFGGAVAPLIGICLTRYGPRPVFTAGFLATAVGYFLTSRAMGLWEVLLYFGLFAGLTHGFSTVLPTQTLAVNWFLRYRARAMMFLITAAGILGPLILRFDAALLERGHTWRDGWAVIAGLCAALGVLSYLVIRSRPESIGQLRDGARSLDELQSATAGTAVETLDEWTAREALRTPQFALMVVCGLGYAVPWGVLGAHGRWHLEDNGFDLGAAAVLLGLMVLASTAGRICGGFADRFSPPRLLGVALAMEGTGLLLFLFARTTDVARVSLVLLGFGFGMAYICQAATFAKFFGRRAFATTTGTRFAVGAPFGAGVPWITGWAFDTQGSYAIPFITIAAVTLTGSVVALLLRPPRKKTGRP; encoded by the coding sequence GTGCCTTCAAGCGGCCGGACCGGATTCTGGCAGTCGTTCAACCCGAGGTTCTACGGCTGGAGGATGTTGCCGGCCGCCTGGCTCATCTACGGCCTGGGCGCGGCGCCCTTCTATAGTTGGGGCTACTACTCGCCGGAGTTGGCGGCCGAACTTGGTCTGAGCAGGGGCGATACCGGCCTCGCCTTTGGTAGCTGGACCTTCTTCGGCGGCGCGGTGGCGCCGCTGATTGGCATCTGCCTGACCCGCTACGGACCGCGCCCCGTGTTTACCGCCGGCTTCCTGGCCACGGCGGTCGGCTACTTCCTGACCAGCCGTGCCATGGGTCTCTGGGAGGTGCTGCTGTACTTCGGGCTTTTCGCCGGCCTGACCCACGGCTTCTCCACCGTGCTGCCGACTCAGACCCTGGCGGTGAATTGGTTCCTGCGGTACCGGGCCCGGGCGATGATGTTCCTGATCACGGCCGCCGGCATTCTGGGTCCTCTGATCCTCAGGTTCGACGCCGCTTTGCTGGAGCGTGGTCATACGTGGCGGGATGGTTGGGCGGTCATCGCCGGTTTGTGCGCGGCGCTGGGCGTCCTGTCCTACCTCGTTATCCGCAGTAGACCGGAGTCGATCGGTCAGTTGCGGGATGGCGCCCGTTCACTGGACGAGCTGCAGTCCGCGACGGCCGGGACCGCGGTGGAGACTCTCGATGAATGGACCGCGCGGGAAGCGCTGCGTACGCCGCAGTTCGCGTTGATGGTGGTTTGTGGCCTCGGCTACGCGGTCCCTTGGGGCGTGCTGGGCGCGCATGGTCGTTGGCACCTGGAGGACAATGGATTCGATCTTGGTGCGGCGGCGGTTCTGTTGGGGCTGATGGTCTTGGCGAGCACAGCGGGTCGCATATGCGGTGGCTTCGCCGACAGGTTCTCGCCGCCGCGTCTACTCGGTGTCGCCCTCGCGATGGAGGGTACGGGCCTGTTGCTGTTCCTGTTCGCCCGCACCACGGATGTCGCGCGCGTCTCGCTGGTCCTGCTGGGTTTCGGCTTCGGCATGGCCTACATCTGCCAGGCGGCGACCTTCGCCAAGTTCTTCGGGCGCCGCGCTTTCGCCACGACGACCGGCACCAGGTTCGCCGTGGGCGCGCCGTTCGGCGCCGGTGTGCCGTGGATCACCGGTTGGGCGTTCGACACCCAGGGCAGCTACGCGATCCCGTTCATTACGATCGCAGCGGTGACCCTGACGGGATCGGTGGTTGCGTTGCTGCTGCGACCGCCGAGAAAGAAGACGGGCCGGCCCTAG
- a CDS encoding deoxyribodipyrimidine photo-lyase: MPPTAQRPILAWFRRDLRLTDNPAWSWAVGTGRPVVPVFVLDEEEGEQPIGGASRWWLHGSLQALDRALRGQGSRLILRRGNTCRIVADLARETGASTLVWNRLHEPAITQRDEEIAERCAEAGLETLTFQAGLLFEPEDIRSGTGGPYRVFTPFWRKCLEHGFARPVAIPPPPAAPATWPASEDLESWELRCHEPDWAAGFRDVWQPGEEGAQQRLRAFLAGAAEHYDQERDRPGIEGTSRLSPHLHFGEIGPRQIAAKATALSPGPGRDAFLRELGWREFSHHLLFHNPEMGTRNLRPEFDRMPWRDAPEDLRRWQRGETGYPIVDAGMRALWTTGWMHNRVRMLVASFLTKHLLIDWRHGADWFWDTLVDADWANNSCGWQWTAGSGADAAPWFRIFNPVAQSRRYDPSGAYLRTWLPELRHLPDKAIHAPWLAKHATLSEAAVRLGETYPLPMVDHAEARQRALHAYRTHVRGRATTRRS, translated from the coding sequence ATGCCTCCGACCGCGCAGCGACCGATTCTCGCCTGGTTCCGGCGGGACCTGCGGCTGACTGACAACCCCGCGTGGTCGTGGGCAGTCGGGACCGGACGTCCCGTCGTCCCCGTTTTCGTGCTCGATGAGGAGGAGGGCGAGCAGCCGATCGGCGGCGCATCGCGGTGGTGGCTGCACGGCAGTCTTCAGGCGCTCGACCGGGCGTTGCGAGGCCAGGGGAGTCGGCTCATCCTCCGGCGCGGGAACACCTGCCGCATCGTCGCGGATCTGGCTCGGGAAACCGGCGCCTCGACGCTCGTCTGGAACCGGCTGCACGAACCGGCGATCACGCAACGCGACGAGGAGATCGCGGAACGCTGCGCCGAAGCCGGACTCGAGACGCTGACGTTCCAGGCCGGTCTCCTGTTCGAGCCCGAGGACATCCGAAGCGGCACAGGCGGGCCGTACCGAGTGTTCACACCGTTCTGGCGGAAGTGCCTGGAGCACGGGTTCGCTCGACCCGTTGCAATTCCGCCACCGCCCGCGGCGCCGGCCACCTGGCCGGCGAGCGAAGACCTCGAAAGCTGGGAGCTCCGCTGCCACGAGCCGGATTGGGCAGCCGGCTTCCGCGACGTCTGGCAGCCCGGCGAGGAGGGCGCGCAGCAGCGCCTCCGCGCCTTCCTCGCCGGTGCGGCCGAGCACTACGACCAGGAGCGCGACCGGCCCGGCATCGAAGGAACCAGCCGCCTGTCGCCGCACTTGCACTTCGGCGAGATCGGTCCCCGTCAGATCGCCGCCAAGGCCACGGCTCTATCGCCCGGCCCAGGCCGGGACGCCTTCCTGCGCGAACTCGGCTGGCGCGAGTTCAGCCACCATCTCCTGTTCCACAACCCGGAGATGGGCACCCGCAACCTCAGGCCGGAGTTCGACCGCATGCCCTGGCGGGACGCGCCGGAGGACCTCCGCCGCTGGCAGCGGGGCGAGACCGGCTATCCGATCGTCGACGCCGGGATGCGGGCACTCTGGACCACCGGCTGGATGCACAACCGGGTGCGGATGCTCGTCGCCTCCTTCCTGACCAAGCACCTGCTGATCGACTGGCGGCACGGAGCGGACTGGTTCTGGGACACCCTGGTCGACGCGGACTGGGCCAACAACAGTTGCGGCTGGCAGTGGACGGCGGGAAGCGGTGCCGACGCGGCCCCCTGGTTCCGCATCTTCAACCCCGTAGCCCAGTCGCGGCGCTACGATCCATCGGGCGCGTATCTCCGGACCTGGCTTCCCGAACTGCGACACCTGCCCGACAAGGCCATCCACGCCCCCTGGCTGGCAAAGCACGCCACGCTCTCCGAAGCGGCTGTACGACTCGGCGAGACGTACCCGCTACCGATGGTCGACCACGCCGAGGCCCGTCAACGAGCGCTTCACGCCTATCGGACCCACGTCCGCGGGAGAGCGACCACGCGCCGCTCCTGA
- a CDS encoding PQQ-binding-like beta-propeller repeat protein, translating into MRTGPIGLRPAVSTAVGLFLLALSVPPPPAAGEDWPQWRGPGRDGVSTETGLADRWPAGGPPLLWRVDGLGEGYGTVAVVDGSLYVQGTRGGRSLVFALDASNGSVRWERELGSRLRDGRGNGPRGTPTVAGDSLYALTGVGELARIRLSDGRVAWQRNILRDFGQRNISWGISESPLIEGNWVVVMPGGDGGAIAALDRETGATVWTSTGLTDRTGYSSLIAVDLENGAEPLRTIVGFTSRAGVGVRASDGELLWHYREPANRTANAATPIYADGLVFYTSDYGTGGGALRVRVVGDNVRTGQAWFESRLRNHHGGVVLYEGHLYGFFGSALACVDFETGRTVWRDRSVGKGSLTLADGKLFLLGERYLAGLAEATPDGYVERGRFKLDNRGRPSWAHPVVSNGVLYIRNWDELLAYDASAR; encoded by the coding sequence ATGAGAACGGGCCCGATCGGCCTTCGACCCGCCGTTTCGACCGCCGTCGGCCTCTTCCTGCTCGCGCTTTCCGTCCCGCCTCCCCCGGCAGCTGGCGAGGACTGGCCGCAGTGGAGAGGGCCAGGGCGGGACGGCGTTTCGACCGAAACCGGGCTCGCCGACCGCTGGCCCGCGGGGGGACCGCCGCTGCTGTGGCGCGTCGACGGCCTGGGCGAGGGCTACGGCACGGTGGCGGTGGTCGACGGCTCCCTTTACGTCCAGGGAACCCGCGGCGGTCGAAGCCTGGTGTTCGCCCTCGATGCGTCGAACGGCAGCGTCCGCTGGGAGCGTGAGCTCGGCTCGCGGTTGCGGGACGGCCGCGGCAACGGTCCGCGGGGAACGCCGACCGTTGCCGGCGATTCGCTCTACGCGCTGACCGGCGTGGGGGAACTGGCACGCATCCGTCTCTCGGACGGCAGAGTCGCATGGCAGCGGAACATCCTCCGGGACTTCGGCCAGCGGAACATCAGTTGGGGGATCAGCGAGTCGCCCCTGATCGAGGGCAACTGGGTGGTCGTGATGCCGGGCGGCGACGGCGGCGCGATCGCGGCCCTCGACCGGGAGACGGGCGCCACGGTGTGGACCAGCACCGGCCTGACCGATCGGACCGGCTACTCCTCCCTGATCGCCGTCGACCTGGAGAACGGCGCCGAGCCGCTACGAACGATCGTCGGCTTCACGTCGCGGGCAGGCGTCGGCGTTCGGGCCTCCGACGGCGAACTGCTCTGGCACTACCGCGAGCCGGCGAACCGCACGGCGAACGCGGCGACGCCGATCTACGCGGACGGCCTCGTCTTCTACACCTCGGACTATGGCACCGGCGGCGGCGCGCTCCGGGTGCGGGTCGTCGGCGACAACGTGCGCACTGGACAGGCGTGGTTCGAGTCGCGACTTCGCAACCACCACGGCGGCGTCGTGCTCTACGAAGGACATCTCTACGGCTTCTTCGGCAGCGCCCTTGCGTGTGTGGACTTCGAAACCGGTCGGACCGTGTGGCGAGACCGCAGCGTTGGGAAGGGCTCGCTCACTCTCGCGGACGGCAAGTTGTTCCTGCTCGGCGAGAGGTACCTCGCTGGTCTGGCGGAAGCGACTCCTGATGGCTACGTCGAACGGGGTCGATTCAAACTGGACAACCGCGGCCGTCCAAGCTGGGCCCATCCGGTGGTCAGCAACGGTGTGCTCTACATCCGCAACTGGGACGAACTGCTGGCCTACGACGCATCGGCCCGGTAG
- a CDS encoding DNA adenine methylase: MPIKYLGSKRQFVPLIADVVEQLRPACTVLDLFSGTARVGAALKRRQYRVLANDYLACGEAIARCYVEADGTSEQLRQARLLIDEFNRLPPSAEYFTEVFCEKSRYLQPKNGARVDAIREEIERKDLDPELRAIVLVSLMEAADRVDSTTGVQMAYLKQWAPRASNDLELRLPEIAPRADAGKGRAHRMDATDAVGVLEADIAYLDPPYNQHSYLGNYHVWESLVLWDKPEHYGVACKRIDCRERKSDFNSKKRFRAAWERVVDRVRAQHLIVSFSDEGFIGREEMEAVLARRGEVLVIENDYRRYVGARIGVFNPSGEKVGRVSHLRNKEYLYVVSPERLQEAAVRAMTTAD; encoded by the coding sequence GTGCCGATCAAGTACCTCGGTTCCAAGCGGCAGTTCGTGCCGCTGATCGCCGATGTTGTCGAACAACTTCGACCGGCCTGCACGGTGCTCGACCTGTTTTCGGGCACTGCGAGAGTGGGCGCCGCGCTGAAACGGCGGCAGTACCGGGTGCTGGCGAACGACTACCTGGCCTGCGGCGAGGCGATCGCCCGCTGCTACGTCGAAGCCGACGGCACGTCCGAGCAACTCCGGCAGGCGAGGCTGCTGATCGACGAGTTCAACCGGCTGCCGCCGTCGGCGGAGTACTTTACGGAGGTCTTCTGCGAGAAGAGCCGCTACCTGCAGCCGAAGAACGGTGCCCGTGTCGACGCCATCCGCGAGGAGATCGAGCGCAAGGACCTAGACCCGGAACTCCGGGCGATCGTGCTCGTCTCTCTGATGGAGGCGGCCGATCGGGTCGACAGCACGACGGGCGTGCAGATGGCCTATCTCAAGCAGTGGGCGCCTCGAGCTTCCAATGACCTGGAGCTGCGGCTGCCTGAGATCGCTCCGCGCGCCGATGCCGGCAAGGGCAGGGCGCACCGCATGGACGCGACCGACGCCGTAGGGGTGCTCGAAGCGGACATTGCGTACCTCGATCCGCCATACAACCAGCACAGCTACCTGGGCAACTACCACGTGTGGGAGAGCCTGGTCCTGTGGGACAAGCCCGAGCACTACGGTGTCGCCTGCAAGCGCATCGACTGCCGGGAACGCAAGAGCGACTTCAACAGCAAGAAGAGGTTCCGCGCCGCGTGGGAGCGGGTGGTCGATCGAGTCCGCGCGCAGCACCTCATCGTTTCCTTCAGCGACGAGGGCTTCATCGGCCGCGAGGAGATGGAAGCGGTGCTGGCTCGTCGGGGGGAGGTTCTGGTGATCGAGAACGACTACAGGCGGTACGTCGGCGCCCGGATCGGCGTGTTCAACCCGAGCGGCGAGAAAGTCGGTCGCGTCAGCCACCTGCGGAACAAGGAGTACTTGTACGTCGTGTCACCTGAGAGGCTGCAGGAGGCCGCCGTACGAGCGATGACGACAGCCGATTGA
- a CDS encoding type II toxin-antitoxin system VapB family antitoxin: MRTTVRLDDELLAEAKRYAARTGRTLTSLIDEGLREVLARGERRAPAKRVELLTGGEGGLRPGIRSDRLTDLLDTMDCERFLDLVDRS; the protein is encoded by the coding sequence ATGCGCACGACGGTACGGCTCGACGACGAACTGCTGGCAGAAGCGAAGCGTTACGCGGCGCGGACGGGGCGGACCCTCACCTCTCTGATCGACGAGGGGCTCCGAGAGGTGCTCGCACGAGGTGAGCGGCGGGCGCCGGCGAAGCGTGTCGAGCTGCTGACCGGCGGAGAAGGCGGCCTGAGGCCCGGAATCCGAAGCGATCGACTGACGGACTTGCTCGACACCATGGACTGCGAGCGCTTCCTGGATCTAGTTGATCGTTCCTGA
- a CDS encoding type II toxin-antitoxin system VapC family toxin yields MIVPDVNVLVYAHRADMTEHEPYREWLDWLVNSGPAYGMSEMVLSSFVRIVTNRRIYSKPTENHEALASAARLLAPPQCVPVRPGPGHWEIFEDLCKRHAPRSKLVADAYLAAIVMEAGCDLATADRDFARFEGLRWHHPLAGRPGGAGDVVMEPTRRPWLVSD; encoded by the coding sequence TTGATCGTTCCTGACGTCAACGTGCTCGTCTACGCGCACCGCGCGGACATGACCGAGCATGAACCGTACCGTGAGTGGCTCGATTGGTTGGTGAACTCTGGCCCGGCCTACGGCATGTCGGAGATGGTGCTGAGTTCCTTCGTGAGAATCGTGACGAACCGTCGGATCTACTCGAAGCCGACAGAAAACCACGAGGCCCTTGCCAGCGCCGCCCGACTGCTGGCACCTCCCCAGTGTGTTCCGGTTCGACCGGGTCCGGGGCACTGGGAGATCTTCGAGGACCTCTGCAAACGCCATGCACCTCGGAGCAAGCTGGTCGCCGACGCCTATCTCGCGGCGATCGTCATGGAGGCGGGGTGCGATCTGGCCACGGCGGACAGGGACTTCGCGCGTTTCGAGGGTCTTCGCTGGCACCATCCGCTGGCCGGGAGACCGGGCGGTGCGGGCGATGTCGTGATGGAACCGACGCGTCGCCCCTGGCTCGTGTCGGACTGA
- a CDS encoding glutathione S-transferase family protein, producing the protein MITIYHVPRTRSARVIWLCEELDLPYEVVPVDFSPEYRKSAAWRRLNPIGKVPALTDVDADGNPFTMIESGAMVHYILERYGEGRLQARPGTPESALLLQWSWFAEASLARPLGDMVHHRILKPEAERIPAVVEDGQERAKICLDAVEAALGVRDYLLGSELTAADIMMGYSLALAQRLRVLDDRYPNVVAYLSRLEGRPGFQIAFADGERSGPLHD; encoded by the coding sequence ATGATCACGATCTACCACGTCCCGCGCACCCGCTCGGCGCGCGTCATCTGGCTCTGCGAGGAGCTCGACCTTCCCTACGAAGTCGTCCCGGTCGACTTCAGCCCGGAGTACCGGAAGTCAGCCGCGTGGCGGCGGCTCAACCCGATCGGCAAGGTGCCGGCGTTGACGGACGTCGACGCGGACGGCAACCCCTTCACCATGATCGAGTCCGGCGCGATGGTCCACTACATCCTGGAGCGCTACGGCGAGGGCCGCCTGCAGGCACGGCCCGGCACGCCGGAAAGCGCGCTCCTGCTGCAGTGGTCCTGGTTCGCGGAGGCAAGCCTCGCCCGGCCACTCGGCGACATGGTCCACCACCGCATCCTCAAGCCGGAGGCGGAGCGCATCCCCGCCGTCGTCGAGGACGGCCAGGAGCGCGCCAAGATCTGCCTCGACGCGGTCGAGGCGGCGCTCGGAGTACGCGACTACCTGCTGGGAAGTGAGTTGACGGCCGCCGACATCATGATGGGCTACTCGCTGGCCCTGGCGCAGCGACTGCGTGTGCTTGACGACAGGTACCCGAACGTCGTCGCCTACCTGAGTCGGCTCGAAGGCCGTCCGGGGTTCCAGATCGCGTTCGCCGACGGCGAGCGATCGGGTCCGTTGCACGACTGA
- a CDS encoding dienelactone hydrolase family protein: MCDDRTDAENARYLHGKQLTRREFGAVSAGAGLTMLLPRPANAQSVTESEIEVTTPDGVCDSYFVHPASGAHPGVLIWPDAFGLRPAMRQMATRLAESGYSVLVVNQYYRSKKAPIAEGTDFGALRETLRPLMGSLSPETNVTDAKAFVSFLDSQSSVDKGRKMGTMGYCMGGPMTMRTAAAIPDRIGAGASFHGGGLVTDRPDSPHLLVEKMTAHYLFAIAENDDQRQPEAKDVLRETFEKAGLPAEIEVYDGAMHGWCPPDTPVYHEAQAERAWSRLLALFERALA; the protein is encoded by the coding sequence ATGTGTGACGACAGGACAGACGCCGAGAACGCCAGGTACCTGCACGGGAAGCAACTGACCCGCCGCGAGTTCGGCGCCGTCTCGGCCGGAGCCGGGCTGACGATGCTCCTTCCCCGGCCCGCGAATGCCCAGAGCGTGACCGAATCCGAGATCGAGGTCACGACTCCCGACGGCGTCTGCGACAGCTACTTCGTGCATCCGGCGAGCGGCGCCCATCCGGGCGTCCTCATCTGGCCGGACGCGTTCGGTCTGCGCCCGGCGATGCGGCAAATGGCGACGCGCCTCGCCGAATCGGGCTACTCGGTGCTGGTGGTGAACCAGTACTACCGGTCGAAGAAGGCGCCCATCGCCGAAGGGACCGACTTCGGCGCGCTGCGCGAGACCCTGCGGCCGCTGATGGGTTCGCTGAGTCCGGAAACCAACGTGACGGACGCGAAGGCCTTCGTGAGCTTCCTGGACAGCCAGTCGTCCGTCGACAAGGGCCGGAAGATGGGGACGATGGGCTACTGCATGGGTGGTCCGATGACGATGCGGACCGCGGCAGCCATCCCCGACCGGATCGGCGCCGGCGCCTCCTTTCACGGCGGAGGCCTTGTCACCGACAGGCCGGACAGCCCGCACCTTCTCGTCGAGAAGATGACGGCTCACTACCTGTTCGCGATCGCCGAGAACGACGATCAGCGCCAACCCGAGGCCAAGGACGTGCTGCGCGAGACCTTCGAGAAGGCGGGCCTGCCGGCCGAGATCGAGGTCTACGACGGCGCGATGCACGGCTGGTGCCCACCCGACACGCCCGTCTATCACGAGGCCCAGGCGGAACGGGCGTGGAGCCGGCTCCTGGCCCTGTTCGAGCGCGCCCTGGCGTAG
- a CDS encoding gluconate 2-dehydrogenase subunit 3 family protein: protein MSKRTTRRNVLAAGAGAFGYATLQAEPIRAAIPAVAAYQAEGSGWTPRLLTPAQGELLGTLCEHILPRTDTPGARDAGVHEFIDLELSLADGDDQLAALGGLDWIDRRAQEVHGSTFVSLDAARQLEMLREISDDHEDHPPELAAGAAFFSDLKRRTLFAFYTSKVGRTEALGLPDRVRVERFRGCQHKPGESHV, encoded by the coding sequence ATGAGCAAGCGGACGACGAGGCGGAACGTCCTGGCGGCCGGCGCCGGCGCGTTCGGCTACGCCACCCTGCAGGCCGAGCCGATTCGCGCCGCGATCCCGGCGGTGGCCGCTTACCAGGCCGAAGGCTCCGGCTGGACCCCCCGGCTGTTGACGCCCGCCCAGGGCGAACTGCTGGGCACGCTCTGCGAGCACATCCTGCCGCGCACGGACACGCCCGGCGCCCGCGACGCCGGCGTCCACGAGTTCATCGACCTCGAGCTCTCGCTCGCCGACGGCGACGATCAACTGGCCGCGCTCGGCGGACTGGACTGGATCGACCGGCGCGCGCAGGAAGTCCATGGTTCGACCTTCGTCAGTCTCGACGCGGCCCGCCAGCTCGAGATGCTGCGCGAGATCAGCGACGACCACGAAGACCACCCGCCAGAACTCGCAGCCGGGGCTGCCTTCTTCAGCGATCTGAAGCGGCGCACCCTGTTCGCGTTCTACACCTCCAAGGTCGGACGCACGGAAGCGCTCGGGCTGCCGGACCGGGTCCGCGTGGAGCGCTTCCGCGGCTGCCAGCACAAGCCCGGCGAAAGCCACGTCTAG